In one Enterobacteriaceae endosymbiont of Donacia thalassina genomic region, the following are encoded:
- the aceE gene encoding pyruvate dehydrogenase (acetyl-transferring), homodimeric type, with translation MSDNYIFYNDVDPIETDDWIQSIDSVIKEDGIERAKFLLKKTIIHLNNNGINLNFYENNYMNSIPKEQEDIYPGNLILEEKIRSFIRWNAIMIILRASKKNLDLGGHISSYQSSSYIYEVCFNHFFKASNKIDNGDIIYFQGHISPGIYARSFIEGRINIDYLDNFRQEIFGKGLSSYPHPKLMPNFWQFPTVSMGLGPISAIYQAKFIKYLENRELQKKTNRKIFAFLGDGEMDEPESKGVLNIAAREKLNNLIFIINCNLQRLDGPVYGNGKIINELENIFKGAGWEVIKVIWGNTWENLLFKDKTGKLIQLMNNTLDGDFQNLNSKNGSYIRKNFFGKFPETLELVKNLTDKEIEQLNYGGHDSKKIYAAFKKAYKVKDKPTVILFHTIKGFGLGKIAESKNIAHQIKKINIDTIKYIRNNLNIPINDKDLYKLPYISFSPDSLEFKYLHNQRKKLGGYIPYRRINFTEKLILPKLEDFNILFKEQYRISTTIAFVRILNILLRNKHITKRIVPIIADEARTFGMEGLFRKIGIYNSKGLQYTPQDKSLLAYYKEDIKGQILQEGINESGAFASWLAAATSYSTNNLPMIPFYIYYSMFGFQRIGDFCWAAGDQQARGFLIGATSGRTTLNGEGLQHEDGHSHIYSLTIPNCISYDPTYAYELAVIIHNGLKRMYGKKQENIYYYITTMNEFYNMPAMNIKDTYGICKGIYKIFSMGNNIKNITIQLLGSGSILCNMFKAADILYYEYNIYSDIFSVTSFTEIAREGQDCDRWNLLHPFEKRRIPYITNIMKNYPTVAATDYMKIFAEQIRKYIPTSYYFVLGTDGYGRSDSRKNLRDFFEINELYIVLAVLNILLDLNLIDLKKILHFIKKYKININKNNPRTS, from the coding sequence ATGTCAGATAATTATATATTTTATAATGACGTGGATCCAATTGAAACAGATGATTGGATACAATCAATAGATTCTGTAATAAAAGAAGATGGAATTGAAAGAGCTAAATTTTTATTAAAAAAAACTATAATACATCTTAATAATAATGGAATTAATTTGAATTTTTATGAAAATAATTATATGAATTCTATTCCTAAAGAACAAGAGGATATATATCCTGGAAATTTAATTTTAGAAGAAAAAATAAGATCTTTTATTAGATGGAATGCAATAATGATTATTTTAAGAGCTTCTAAAAAAAATTTAGATTTAGGAGGTCATATTTCTTCTTATCAATCATCTTCATATATTTATGAAGTTTGTTTTAATCATTTTTTTAAAGCATCTAATAAGATTGATAATGGAGATATTATTTATTTTCAAGGACATATATCACCTGGAATTTATGCAAGATCATTTATAGAAGGACGTATAAATATTGATTATTTAGATAATTTTCGTCAAGAAATATTTGGTAAAGGTTTATCATCTTATCCTCATCCTAAACTTATGCCAAATTTTTGGCAATTCCCTACTGTATCAATGGGTTTAGGACCAATATCTGCAATATATCAAGCTAAATTTATTAAATATTTAGAAAATAGAGAATTACAGAAAAAAACAAATAGAAAAATTTTTGCATTTTTAGGCGATGGTGAAATGGATGAACCAGAATCTAAGGGAGTTTTAAATATAGCAGCAAGAGAAAAACTAAATAATTTAATTTTTATAATAAATTGTAATTTACAAAGATTAGATGGTCCTGTATATGGTAATGGAAAAATTATTAATGAATTAGAAAATATTTTTAAAGGAGCTGGATGGGAAGTTATTAAAGTAATTTGGGGAAATACTTGGGAAAATTTATTATTTAAAGATAAAACTGGTAAATTAATTCAATTAATGAATAATACTTTGGATGGAGATTTTCAAAACTTAAATTCTAAAAATGGATCTTATATTAGAAAGAATTTTTTTGGAAAATTTCCAGAAACATTAGAACTTGTTAAAAATTTAACTGATAAAGAAATAGAACAATTAAATTATGGAGGTCATGATTCTAAAAAAATTTATGCAGCTTTTAAAAAAGCTTATAAAGTTAAAGATAAACCTACAGTAATATTATTTCATACCATAAAAGGATTTGGTTTAGGTAAAATAGCTGAAAGTAAAAATATTGCTCATCAAATTAAAAAAATTAATATTGATACGATAAAATATATACGTAATAATTTAAATATTCCTATAAATGATAAAGATTTATATAAATTACCTTATATATCTTTTAGTCCAGATTCTTTAGAATTTAAATATTTACATAATCAACGTAAAAAATTAGGAGGATATATTCCATATAGAAGAATAAATTTTACAGAAAAATTAATATTACCAAAATTAGAAGATTTTAATATATTGTTTAAAGAACAATATAGAATATCAACAACAATTGCATTTGTACGTATATTAAATATTTTACTAAGAAATAAACATATTACTAAAAGGATTGTACCAATAATTGCAGATGAAGCTCGTACATTTGGTATGGAAGGATTATTTAGAAAAATAGGAATATATAATTCTAAAGGACTACAATATACTCCTCAAGATAAATCTTTATTAGCATATTATAAAGAAGATATTAAAGGACAAATTCTCCAAGAAGGAATTAATGAATCTGGAGCTTTTGCATCATGGTTAGCTGCTGCTACATCTTATTCTACAAATAATTTACCTATGATCCCATTTTATATTTATTATTCTATGTTTGGTTTTCAACGTATTGGAGATTTTTGTTGGGCTGCTGGTGATCAACAAGCAAGAGGATTTTTAATTGGAGCAACTTCAGGACGTACTACTTTAAATGGAGAAGGATTACAACATGAAGATGGACATAGTCATATTTATTCTTTAACAATTCCTAATTGTATTTCATATGATCCTACTTATGCATATGAACTAGCAGTTATTATCCATAATGGTTTAAAAAGAATGTATGGGAAAAAACAAGAAAATATATATTATTATATAACTACTATGAATGAATTTTATAATATGCCAGCAATGAATATAAAAGATACATATGGTATTTGTAAAGGAATATATAAAATATTTTCTATGGGAAATAATATAAAAAATATTACAATACAATTATTAGGTTCAGGATCAATATTATGTAATATGTTTAAAGCGGCAGATATATTATATTATGAATATAATATTTATTCAGATATTTTCAGTGTTACTTCTTTTACTGAAATTGCTAGAGAAGGACAGGATTGTGATCGTTGGAATTTATTACATCCTTTTGAAAAACGTCGTATTCCTTATATTACAAATATAATGAAAAATTATCCAACAGTAGCAGCAACAGATTATATGAAAATTTTTGCTGAACAAATTCGTAAATATATACCAACAAGTTATTATTTTGTTTTAGGTACTGATGGCTATGGTCGTTCAGATAGTCGTAAAAATTTACGTGATTTTTTTGAAATTAATGAATTATATATAGTACTTGCTGTATTAAATATATTATTAGATTTAAATCTTATTGATTTAAAAAAAATTTTACATTTTATTAAAAAATATAAAATTAATATAAATAAAAATAATCCTAGAACTTCATAA